The Stigmatella aurantiaca DW4/3-1 genome contains the following window.
GTTCCTGCGGCCCGAAGCCGCCCTGCTCAAGCTCGGCGTGCGAGCCCAGGCGTTCAAGGGCGAGTTGCACATGGGCACGCAGACGGAGGCTTCGGTCTTCAAGTGGATTGGCGAAGGGGGGACCGTCCCGAAGAGCGCGCCGAAGTACGGGAAGATTGTGCTCAAGGCTCACAAGGGGATGGTCCTCACCGACATCAGCAACGACCTTCTGCACACGCCGGGGGTCGGCGACGCGGGCGTCGGAGAGGACCTCCGCGCCACCGTGGCAGATGGGCTCGACGACGCTGGGTTCAACGGTGATGGCACGGGGGGCACGCCGAAGGGGCTCTTCGTGCAGCTCGACAGCGCTCACTCCTTCGCGAACACCGGAACGACCCCTGCGGCCTACCTCGCCGACATCGACAAGGCGGTGGAGCTGCCGCTGACCGCGCATGTTCGCATGGGCGCCACCGCGTGGGTTCTGCACCCGACTCGGGCGACCGCGCTGATGCAGCTCAAGGATTCAGGCCTCTTCATCTTCCGTCAGGAGATGCTCGACAATGGGACGATCCGCGGTTTCCCCTTCGTGCTGACGACGCGCGTCCCGGTGACGCGGATCACGTTCTGTGCCGACTGGCGCCAATTCATCTACGGGATTGACGAGGAGCTGAGCCTCTCCAAGCACGACACCCGCGCCGAGTACGACGAGACGACCATCCGCGCGATCGTGAAGGCCGACTTCAAGCTGCGCCAGCCGAAGGCGTTCAGCTCGATCACCTATTAAACCGACGGCGTGACACCGGGGCAGGTCGTACTGTTTATGCGGAAGACCTGCCCCCGCGCGAAGCTCACCGTGCTGGAGGGGAATCACGACAACGCTGTTCTGCGGAGGCTCTCCCAAGACCTCGACTTCGACGCGCTGGGGGTCGAGTGGGTGCCCGAGAAGTCATAGCCGCTCAAGCGCGGGAACCTGCGACTTCTACACGGCCACCAGGTCGCGAAGATGCTCCCCAAGCACCACGCCGCGAAGGTCGCCGACGACTGGGGAGGCCCCGGGCTCACGGTCGCCCTTGGGCACTCGCACCGGCCGGGCGTCCACGTCAGGGCCGGACGTGAAGAGAACTGTCGGGCGATTGCGGTAGGGGCGGGCCGCACACGGGAGCCCGACTGGATGCAGGGCAGCCCGGGGGGCTGGGAGAACGAGCTGCTCGTCGCGTACCTTCTGCCCACCGGCCC
Protein-coding sequences here:
- a CDS encoding phage major capsid protein — its product is MYASVANFGAFTKGVVAASRRTGALEQIDAMKRFGNADVQKAVQLTQFDSAGVLVPIQQSGEVIEFLRPEAALLKLGVRAQAFKGELHMGTQTEASVFKWIGEGGTVPKSAPKYGKIVLKAHKGMVLTDISNDLLHTPGVGDAGVGEDLRATVADGLDDAGFNGDGTGGTPKGLFVQLDSAHSFANTGTTPAAYLADIDKAVELPLTAHVRMGATAWVLHPTRATALMQLKDSGLFIFRQEMLDNGTIRGFPFVLTTRVPVTRITFCADWRQFIYGIDEELSLSKHDTRAEYDETTIRAIVKADFKLRQPKAFSSITY